Proteins encoded within one genomic window of Candidatus Thiodiazotropha endoloripes:
- a CDS encoding M1 family metallopeptidase: MDKAKHSTSDKRQRLLYPATVTLVFWLSACGGGDGSGNSATPPATEDWQRDILLTSLSIDLETMQGSADILLSGSTTTSGASFETGDLIIAQVTANGRQLNYQNENGTLHIGVPPSLDEVTLSIDYSLNLQSNFNGLLDGGMSFTWPYYCGNLFPCKSEPAEGSGYELQINGAPTDSEVIYPASVISDAPAYMLAWVVGDYLFSNLGTTAAGTEVGIYYPADLQQQALDGSRYLRDVFDWYEQTYGPYPFGQAVASVSVDWGPGQFGGMEHHPFWHIASSSISDPWVHVHEAAHGWFGNGVRIACWEDFVLSEGLASYLTARAVSAIAGEASGDQVWASYAARLAQLQQSSGNKIAWPAGCQQIDILQDGLFGTAPYMKGAFFFKHLEFSLGVDLLDRILREFFLANVGSAASMDELLQLVEQSSDYAPEACAMAWLRSETVPIDANCAYQ, encoded by the coding sequence GTGGACAAGGCGAAGCATTCTACCTCGGACAAGAGACAACGATTACTCTACCCTGCAACCGTCACTCTCGTATTTTGGCTATCCGCCTGTGGTGGCGGAGATGGCTCGGGGAACAGCGCCACACCACCGGCAACAGAGGATTGGCAGCGGGACATCCTGCTCACCAGTCTGAGCATCGACTTGGAAACAATGCAGGGCAGTGCGGACATCCTGCTGTCAGGCTCAACCACCACCAGCGGCGCCTCCTTTGAGACGGGTGATCTAATCATCGCACAGGTCACAGCGAACGGCCGTCAGCTCAACTACCAAAACGAAAACGGCACTCTGCATATCGGTGTCCCTCCATCACTTGATGAGGTGACACTCTCCATCGATTACAGCCTCAACCTGCAGAGTAATTTCAATGGTTTACTGGATGGCGGCATGAGTTTCACCTGGCCTTACTATTGTGGCAATCTGTTCCCATGCAAATCCGAACCGGCAGAGGGGAGCGGCTATGAGCTGCAGATCAATGGCGCGCCAACGGATTCTGAAGTGATCTACCCGGCATCGGTCATCAGCGATGCACCCGCGTATATGTTGGCCTGGGTGGTCGGCGATTACCTGTTCAGCAATCTGGGAACGACGGCAGCCGGTACTGAGGTAGGCATCTACTATCCAGCGGATCTGCAACAGCAGGCGCTCGACGGCAGTCGTTATCTGCGTGATGTGTTTGATTGGTATGAACAGACCTATGGTCCTTACCCGTTCGGTCAGGCTGTTGCCAGTGTCTCGGTCGATTGGGGTCCAGGCCAGTTCGGCGGCATGGAGCACCACCCCTTCTGGCATATCGCCTCAAGCTCGATATCCGATCCATGGGTGCATGTTCACGAAGCCGCGCATGGCTGGTTTGGCAACGGTGTACGCATCGCCTGCTGGGAGGATTTCGTGCTCTCTGAAGGCCTCGCCTCATATCTTACAGCGCGAGCTGTCAGCGCAATTGCCGGTGAGGCATCGGGTGATCAGGTCTGGGCATCTTATGCAGCAAGACTGGCCCAACTGCAACAGAGCAGTGGCAACAAAATCGCCTGGCCGGCCGGATGCCAGCAGATCGATATTCTGCAGGATGGGCTGTTCGGCACCGCGCCCTATATGAAGGGGGCTTTCTTTTTCAAACACCTGGAGTTTTCACTGGGTGTGGATCTGCTCGACCGGATCCTCAGAGAATTCTTCCTAGCCAATGTCGGCAGTGCGGCATCGATGGATGAGTTGCTGCAGCTGGTCGAACAAAGCAGCGATTATGCTCCTGAAGCTTGCGCCATGGCCTGGCTCAGATCGGAAACAGTACCCATTGACGCCAATTGTGCTTACCAATAG
- the lgt gene encoding prolipoprotein diacylglyceryl transferase, whose product MEQQALDFIVWNIDPTLIAFAGLEIRWYGALFALAYLLGYQTIVWIYQNDGRDAAHLERLSIYLVIATIAGARLGHCLLYDPAYFLAHPWKIPAFWEGGLASHGGGLGVILALYIHKRQSGETFLWLLDRFAIPTALVGMLIRLGNLFNSEIYGTQTNLPWAFIFERIDQIPRHPAQLYEAIGYGLIFVILMLFYRRMRHKIEDGLIFGMFLVGVFTTRFLVEFVKTKQAAYTTDVWLSTGQVLSLPFVAAGIVLILLALRKRSDKPDQQAD is encoded by the coding sequence ATGGAGCAACAAGCCCTCGATTTCATCGTTTGGAATATCGACCCCACACTGATTGCCTTTGCCGGACTGGAGATTCGCTGGTATGGCGCACTCTTCGCACTGGCCTATCTTCTGGGCTATCAGACCATCGTTTGGATCTACCAAAATGATGGCCGGGATGCCGCGCACCTGGAACGCCTCTCCATCTATCTGGTGATTGCGACGATTGCCGGTGCCCGACTGGGCCACTGCCTGCTCTATGATCCAGCCTACTTTCTAGCCCATCCGTGGAAGATACCCGCCTTCTGGGAGGGGGGATTGGCCAGTCATGGCGGTGGGCTCGGAGTAATCCTCGCGCTCTATATCCACAAACGCCAGTCCGGTGAGACCTTTCTCTGGCTGCTCGACCGCTTTGCCATCCCGACCGCGCTGGTTGGCATGCTGATTCGTCTGGGAAATCTGTTTAATTCGGAAATTTACGGCACCCAGACCAATCTCCCCTGGGCCTTCATCTTCGAACGGATCGACCAGATTCCCCGACACCCGGCACAGCTCTATGAGGCAATAGGTTATGGGCTGATTTTTGTCATACTGATGCTGTTCTACCGGCGCATGCGCCATAAGATCGAGGATGGACTGATCTTCGGGATGTTTCTGGTCGGCGTATTCACCACCCGGTTTTTGGTTGAGTTTGTGAAAACCAAGCAGGCAGCATACACCACCGATGTCTGGTTGAGCACAGGCCAGGTACTCAGCCTGCCCTTTGTCGCAGCCGGCATCGTATTGATCCTACTGGCGCTCAGAAAGCGCTCTGACAAACCGGATCAACAGGCAGATTAA
- a CDS encoding porin family protein: protein MRLISKISLRIGGLLLGLLLPWSLQAEESPLRVQVFAPYIEMHTGPGAVYPVHHVAERDEWVVIHKRRTDWFLVETRRGKQGWVAIDEMRRTRLEDGTPLPLKAYSERDFRDRTWEFSFYGGDMEGAALLGLYAGYAFNENLSTEVSFSQALGDFSSEYLFDVNLVSQPFPEWTFSPFFTLGGGVIRTNPNATLVETEDRTDTTAHVGAGLKVYLTRRFFLRGEFRHYAVFTSRDENEDFDQWKIGLGFFF, encoded by the coding sequence TTGAGACTGATTAGTAAAATTTCGCTGCGCATCGGCGGGCTGCTGCTGGGGCTACTGCTGCCGTGGTCACTGCAGGCGGAAGAGAGTCCGTTACGGGTGCAGGTGTTTGCCCCCTACATCGAGATGCATACCGGTCCCGGAGCGGTCTATCCGGTTCACCATGTGGCCGAACGGGATGAGTGGGTGGTGATTCACAAGCGTCGCACCGACTGGTTCCTGGTGGAGACCCGCCGTGGCAAGCAGGGTTGGGTGGCGATCGATGAGATGCGCCGGACCCGTCTGGAGGATGGTACCCCGTTGCCATTGAAGGCCTACTCGGAGAGAGATTTCCGGGATCGTACCTGGGAGTTCAGTTTCTATGGCGGTGACATGGAGGGTGCGGCGCTGTTGGGACTCTATGCGGGCTACGCCTTTAACGAGAATCTTTCCACCGAGGTCAGCTTCTCCCAGGCGCTCGGGGACTTCTCCAGTGAATATCTGTTTGATGTCAACCTGGTGTCCCAACCCTTTCCGGAGTGGACATTCAGCCCCTTCTTCACCCTAGGCGGTGGTGTGATCCGCACCAACCCAAACGCCACCCTGGTGGAGACAGAAGACCGTACAGACACTACCGCCCATGTGGGTGCCGGATTGAAGGTCTATCTGACCAGACGCTTCTTCCTTCGCGGGGAGTTTCGTCACTATGCCGTGTTTACCAGTCGTGATGAGAATGAGGATTTTGACCAGTGGAAAATCGGACTCGGTTTCTTTTTCTGA
- a CDS encoding protein-L-isoaspartate(D-aspartate) O-methyltransferase, translated as MVQTIQREVDQTSDYLEKKQLDERVIEALKTVPRHLFVPESQRDSAYQNRPLPIGYGQTISQPYIVAIMTDLIAPQAQHKALEIGTGSGYQAAVMSRLVEQVFSMEIVEPLGKLARERLQKLDYRNIEVAIEDGYHGWASEAPFDIIIVTAAASHIPPPLIEQLKPGGKMIIPVGSRFMTQQLLLVNKDRQNEVTVRQVLPVRFVPLINKSEL; from the coding sequence ATGGTGCAAACCATTCAGCGGGAGGTAGATCAAACCAGTGACTACCTGGAGAAGAAACAGCTTGATGAACGGGTCATCGAAGCCTTGAAAACAGTTCCCCGGCATCTGTTCGTACCAGAATCACAACGGGATTCTGCCTATCAAAACAGACCCTTGCCGATCGGCTACGGGCAGACCATTTCCCAACCCTACATCGTTGCCATCATGACCGATCTGATCGCGCCGCAAGCGCAACACAAGGCGTTGGAAATCGGTACCGGCTCCGGCTATCAGGCTGCGGTGATGTCGCGTCTTGTAGAGCAGGTGTTCTCCATGGAGATCGTCGAGCCATTGGGCAAGCTTGCCAGGGAACGCCTGCAGAAGCTTGACTACCGTAATATCGAGGTGGCCATCGAGGATGGCTATCACGGATGGGCATCAGAGGCGCCTTTCGACATCATCATCGTTACCGCAGCAGCCAGTCACATTCCACCTCCACTGATCGAACAACTGAAACCCGGTGGCAAAATGATCATACCTGTGGGCAGCCGCTTCATGACCCAACAGCTGCTGCTGGTGAACAAGGACCGGCAGAATGAAGTGACGGTACGGCAGGTTCTGCCGGTTCGCTTCGTACCGCTGATCAACAAGTCCGAGTTGTGA
- a CDS encoding general secretion pathway protein GspF: MRRKVKNLSPDAPLLHPDHPRPVSRRDFIRQGMMAGLGAVTTPSLFGLFANPGEARAALSPDLETLKNSCGIDTLGGGKIPFICFDLAGGANIAGSNVLAGRQGGQLDFLTTAGYNRLGLPGDMVPSIVNPDTNLNDFINSELGLAFHSDSAFLRGILEKVSVGNRANINGAIIPARSENDTGNNPHNPMYAINRCGADGELLTLIGSRSSDSGGNSLAPADQVDPAVRPTKVDRPSDTTGLVDTGKLVGMLDQSDAVAVMEAIQRISDMKLDSVNTGISTDQIVKELVRCGYVKSADLVDRYGDPAALDVTADPDIIGPIFTQEEFDGDGEFRKTASVMKLVINGYAGAGTITMGGYDYHTGDRAVGEIRDLRAGRCMGACIEYAARIGTPLMLYVFSDGSVSSNGTLDNSADGRGKGVWTGDNQSTAASFFLVFNPAGQPTLAGASADEQLRHQQIGYFTADGAVDNGSSPAANNVNQLVLTVALNYLALHGEQGQFSSLFGTSLGNATMLDSLTAFNPIM; the protein is encoded by the coding sequence ATGCGTAGAAAAGTGAAAAACCTATCGCCGGACGCCCCACTGCTCCACCCGGACCACCCTCGTCCGGTCAGCCGCAGGGACTTTATCCGTCAGGGCATGATGGCCGGCCTCGGTGCTGTCACCACCCCCTCCCTGTTCGGGCTGTTTGCCAATCCCGGAGAAGCCCGGGCGGCACTCTCGCCGGACCTTGAGACGCTGAAGAACAGTTGCGGCATCGATACCCTGGGTGGCGGCAAGATACCATTCATCTGTTTCGACCTGGCAGGCGGCGCGAATATCGCCGGATCAAATGTTCTGGCCGGAAGACAGGGAGGTCAGCTCGACTTCCTCACCACCGCGGGTTACAACCGGCTCGGTCTGCCGGGTGACATGGTGCCCTCGATCGTCAACCCCGACACCAACCTGAATGACTTCATCAATAGCGAACTGGGCCTTGCCTTCCACTCCGACAGTGCATTTCTGCGGGGCATTCTGGAAAAGGTCTCGGTGGGGAATCGGGCCAACATCAATGGCGCTATCATTCCGGCCCGCTCTGAAAACGATACCGGCAACAATCCCCACAATCCGATGTATGCGATCAACCGTTGCGGCGCCGATGGGGAACTGCTGACTCTGATCGGTTCCCGCAGCTCGGACTCGGGCGGCAACTCCCTGGCACCGGCGGACCAGGTCGATCCTGCCGTGCGACCCACCAAAGTCGACCGTCCCAGTGACACCACCGGCCTGGTGGATACCGGCAAGCTGGTCGGCATGCTCGACCAGTCCGATGCGGTTGCGGTGATGGAGGCGATCCAGCGGATCTCCGATATGAAGCTGGACAGTGTCAACACCGGCATCTCCACCGACCAGATCGTCAAAGAGCTGGTCCGCTGCGGTTATGTGAAGAGTGCCGACCTGGTGGATCGTTATGGCGATCCGGCGGCGTTGGATGTCACCGCTGACCCGGACATCATCGGCCCGATCTTCACTCAGGAGGAGTTCGACGGTGATGGTGAATTCCGTAAAACCGCCTCAGTGATGAAGCTGGTCATTAACGGCTATGCCGGCGCCGGCACCATCACCATGGGTGGCTACGACTACCATACCGGTGACCGTGCGGTTGGAGAGATTCGGGATCTGCGCGCCGGTCGCTGCATGGGGGCCTGTATCGAGTATGCCGCCCGTATCGGCACCCCGTTGATGCTGTATGTCTTTAGTGACGGCTCGGTCTCCAGTAACGGCACCTTGGATAACTCGGCCGACGGTCGCGGCAAGGGTGTCTGGACCGGCGACAACCAATCCACTGCCGCCTCCTTCTTCCTGGTATTCAACCCGGCCGGCCAACCCACCCTGGCAGGCGCCAGCGCCGATGAGCAGTTACGTCATCAGCAGATTGGTTACTTCACCGCCGATGGTGCAGTGGACAACGGCTCAAGCCCGGCGGCCAACAACGTCAATCAGCTGGTATTGACCGTTGCGCTCAACTACCTTGCGCTGCATGGCGAACAGGGTCAGTTCAGCTCCCTGTTCGGCACCAGTCTGGGGAATGCAACCATGCTCGACAGTCTGACCGCTTTCAATCCGATCATGTAG
- a CDS encoding LamG domain-containing protein, with product MLNGYKNCRGFNGSAWLLMAILSLFGLQACQDGVSNDPQQETTVTSSTYSGPAARTSDIQGFRVSVWEPLRAQNRCGACHNAGGQAPLFVREDDVNQAYEAVNPFINRSEPDESSLVTKVANGHNCWEASDSACATIIANYIESWVGGGANAGRQIELEAPPENVVGESKVFPDDSSLFASHVHPLLTDYCTECHVEDAAAPQSPYFAAADVETAYAAVKTSIDLDTPSNSRLVQRLIELHNCWDDCPSNAQEMETAINDMASGISPTPVDPDLVVSRALTLPEGTVASGGSRQESDVIALYEFKTGSGNTAYDTSGVDPSINLTLSGDTTWVEGWGLEFRTGKAQGSTSDSRKLSQLIQATGEYTVEAWVVPSNVTQEGPARIISYSAGTDDRNFTLGQTLYNYDFLHRSSTTDGNGEPAHSTSDDDEDLQATEQHVVVTFDPENGRQVYVNGLHTDDLDETAAGNLNDWDDTYALVLGNEASGDRPWAGKVRLLAIHNRALNAAQIQQNFEAGVGEKYFLLFNVSSLLNLPQSYVMIEVSQFDNYSYLFRQPKFISLDESVLPGSIPIQGMRIGINGKEAAIGQAYATLDTTINDSEYTLNGQVLSNIGTTIATEKGSENDQFFLTFERLGEHTNVFIEPEALPPAEPADGEPVSTVGLRTFDEINVTMASLTGVSQTLEAVQTTYTTIKQQLPSAEAINGFLSSHQVAVSQLAIEYCSAMVDDTTLRAGFFPGFDFNVNANDIATATWQSQVVSPLIVNFMGENLTTQPDPAMVESELMSLLTGSVGLARCSGQCAADRTEKATKAACASLLGSAIVLLQ from the coding sequence ATGTTAAACGGATATAAAAACTGTCGGGGATTCAACGGATCTGCCTGGCTGCTGATGGCGATTCTCTCACTGTTCGGCCTGCAGGCGTGCCAGGATGGGGTCTCCAACGATCCGCAGCAGGAGACCACGGTCACCTCCAGCACCTACAGCGGCCCGGCCGCCCGCACCAGTGACATACAGGGGTTCAGGGTGAGTGTATGGGAGCCTCTGCGGGCACAGAACCGATGCGGCGCCTGCCACAACGCCGGCGGTCAGGCACCGTTGTTCGTCCGCGAGGATGACGTCAATCAGGCCTATGAAGCGGTCAATCCTTTCATCAATCGCAGTGAGCCGGATGAGTCTTCCCTGGTCACCAAGGTCGCCAATGGTCACAACTGCTGGGAAGCCAGCGACAGTGCCTGTGCCACCATCATCGCCAACTACATCGAATCATGGGTTGGCGGTGGCGCCAATGCGGGCCGTCAGATCGAACTGGAGGCACCGCCTGAAAACGTGGTTGGTGAGAGCAAGGTCTTCCCGGACGATTCAAGCCTGTTCGCCAGCCACGTCCATCCGCTGCTGACCGACTACTGCACCGAGTGTCACGTCGAGGATGCGGCCGCACCTCAATCCCCCTATTTCGCCGCAGCGGATGTGGAGACCGCCTATGCGGCGGTGAAGACTTCGATCGATCTCGATACCCCATCCAACTCCCGTCTGGTACAGCGTCTGATCGAGCTGCACAACTGCTGGGATGACTGCCCGAGTAATGCGCAGGAGATGGAGACCGCCATCAACGACATGGCCAGCGGCATTTCGCCGACACCGGTCGATCCGGATCTGGTGGTCAGCCGCGCACTGACCCTGCCGGAAGGTACGGTAGCCAGTGGCGGCAGTCGCCAGGAGAGTGATGTCATCGCCCTGTATGAATTCAAGACCGGCAGTGGCAATACCGCCTACGACACCAGCGGTGTGGATCCTTCAATCAATCTGACCCTGAGTGGGGATACTACCTGGGTGGAAGGCTGGGGGCTGGAGTTCAGAACCGGCAAGGCCCAGGGCAGTACCAGCGACAGCCGCAAGCTGAGCCAGCTGATCCAGGCAACCGGCGAGTACACGGTGGAAGCCTGGGTGGTGCCAAGCAATGTCACCCAGGAGGGACCGGCCAGAATCATCAGTTACTCTGCGGGTACGGATGATCGTAACTTCACACTGGGGCAAACGCTCTACAACTACGACTTCCTGCACCGTTCCAGCACCACGGACGGCAACGGGGAGCCAGCCCACTCCACCTCGGATGATGACGAGGACCTTCAGGCCACCGAGCAACATGTGGTGGTCACTTTCGACCCGGAGAATGGACGCCAGGTCTATGTCAATGGTCTCCACACCGATGATCTGGATGAGACCGCAGCGGGCAATCTCAACGACTGGGACGACACCTACGCCCTGGTACTGGGAAATGAAGCCTCAGGCGATCGCCCCTGGGCGGGCAAGGTGCGACTGCTGGCAATCCATAACCGGGCATTGAATGCGGCACAGATCCAACAGAATTTCGAAGCGGGTGTCGGTGAAAAGTATTTCCTGCTGTTCAATGTCAGCAGCCTGCTCAACCTGCCTCAAAGCTATGTGATGATCGAAGTCAGCCAGTTCGACAACTACAGCTACCTGTTCCGTCAGCCAAAGTTCATCAGCCTGGATGAGAGCGTGTTGCCGGGTTCGATTCCGATTCAGGGCATGCGTATCGGCATCAATGGTAAAGAGGCGGCCATCGGTCAGGCCTATGCCACCCTCGATACCACCATCAACGACTCCGAATACACACTCAACGGTCAGGTGCTGTCGAACATCGGCACCACCATCGCCACTGAAAAGGGTTCGGAAAACGATCAGTTCTTCCTCACCTTCGAGCGACTGGGCGAACACACCAACGTCTTCATAGAGCCTGAAGCACTGCCCCCGGCAGAACCGGCTGATGGTGAACCGGTTTCCACAGTCGGCTTGCGTACATTCGATGAGATCAACGTCACCATGGCATCCCTCACCGGTGTCAGTCAGACCCTTGAAGCGGTACAGACCACCTATACCACCATCAAGCAGCAACTGCCCTCGGCGGAAGCGATCAACGGCTTTCTCTCATCTCATCAGGTGGCTGTTTCGCAACTGGCGATCGAATACTGCAGCGCGATGGTTGACGACACCACATTGAGAGCGGGCTTCTTCCCCGGTTTCGATTTCAATGTCAACGCCAACGACATCGCCACAGCGACCTGGCAGAGTCAGGTGGTATCCCCACTGATCGTCAATTTCATGGGTGAAAACCTCACCACCCAACCCGATCCTGCGATGGTCGAGAGCGAATTGATGAGCTTGCTAACCGGCAGCGTCGGACTGGCCCGCTGCAGCGGTCAATGTGCCGCAGACCGAACCGAAAAGGCAACCAAGGCAGCCTGTGCCTCACTGCTGGGCAGTGCCATAGTGCTACTGCAATAG
- a CDS encoding PD40 domain-containing protein produces the protein MRPVKSKWLLSPLSALSMAFLLFGCGGGDSQDPDPVVVDYPVAYVKRPITEQSTTDIRLSQATEAGGDLYLKDNASAGADEINLTGNVTGGEGDVRDVSVSFDGTKLLFSLRLPLIEDAEPEDQPTWNVWEYDIPTAQLKRVIVSDITAEDGHDRFPHYLPDGRIVFSSTRQRQAKARLLDEGKPQYLAMERAVNEPAMVLHVMNADGTDINQISFNRSHDFSPTVISSGKIVFSRWDNADGNNAIHLYRINPDGTELELLYGLNSHDTGTDGSTIQFMRPQEMPDGRILTLIQPFDGTQEGGALIFIDTETYIDNEQPTWDNEGMTGPAQSNATNHEIPTDGTITMGGQLRSAHPLFDNTDRLLISWSPCRLMEDERIVPCNDEWLSDPAAEQAPPLYSLFIYDPSKQTQLPIVKPQEGVIYSDVVVAVERPEPLIIHDKTAGIDLDPTLVSEKAGLLRIRSVYDLDGVDSAEPDIATLSDPTLTSADNRPARFLRLIKQVTLPDDDVLEFSNSAFGATAQFGMREVLGYAPIDPDGSVQVKVPANVPVSFSVLDADGRRSGEVHSFWLQFRPGEVIECGGCHAGDSPLAHGRLTAAPPSVNSGSLETGQPFPNTNPELWTDVGETMAQTRNRLQCRAGSCDPDMDLLFEDVWSDPAMRQPDSPFAYRYADLDSPNPLNDALCTSSWNELCRAMIHYELHIHPLWSLPRLVLDNDGNTLEDRTCNVCHDTDDAGETVVPDAQLDLSGGPSEDEPEHFSAYRELLFADNMQEVVDGLLVDVLVPAVDENGNQLYETDENGELILDGDGNPIPLPDVPVPVPGGASMVAGSANDSRFTEVFEAGGAHAGYLTEAELKLIYEWLDIGAQYFNDPFLAPADD, from the coding sequence ATGAGACCAGTGAAATCCAAGTGGCTATTGAGTCCTCTGTCAGCGCTCTCAATGGCCTTTTTGCTGTTCGGTTGCGGTGGCGGTGACAGTCAGGATCCAGACCCGGTGGTGGTCGACTATCCGGTCGCCTATGTGAAACGGCCAATCACGGAGCAGAGTACCACCGATATCCGGCTCAGTCAGGCCACCGAGGCGGGTGGCGATCTCTATCTGAAAGACAATGCTTCCGCCGGGGCGGATGAGATCAATCTGACCGGCAACGTGACCGGCGGTGAAGGGGATGTACGGGATGTCTCGGTCTCATTCGACGGCACGAAACTGCTGTTCTCCCTGAGACTGCCGCTGATCGAGGATGCAGAGCCTGAGGATCAGCCCACCTGGAATGTCTGGGAATACGATATCCCGACGGCACAACTGAAACGGGTGATTGTCTCCGATATCACAGCGGAGGATGGGCACGACCGTTTTCCCCACTACCTGCCCGATGGACGTATCGTCTTCTCCTCGACCCGTCAGCGGCAGGCCAAGGCGCGTCTGCTGGATGAGGGCAAGCCACAATATCTGGCGATGGAGCGGGCGGTGAATGAGCCGGCGATGGTGCTGCATGTGATGAACGCTGACGGTACCGACATCAACCAGATCTCATTCAACCGCAGTCACGACTTCTCACCCACGGTGATCTCCAGTGGCAAGATTGTATTCAGTCGTTGGGACAATGCAGACGGCAACAATGCGATTCACCTCTATCGCATCAACCCGGATGGTACAGAGCTGGAACTGCTGTATGGTCTGAACAGTCACGACACCGGTACCGACGGCAGCACCATTCAGTTCATGCGTCCCCAGGAGATGCCGGATGGCAGGATCCTCACGCTGATCCAACCTTTCGACGGTACTCAGGAGGGTGGGGCGCTGATCTTCATCGACACCGAGACCTATATCGATAATGAGCAGCCCACCTGGGACAACGAGGGGATGACCGGGCCTGCCCAGAGCAATGCCACAAACCACGAAATCCCCACTGATGGCACGATCACCATGGGTGGACAGCTGCGCAGTGCACATCCGTTGTTCGACAACACCGACCGGCTGTTGATCAGCTGGAGCCCCTGCCGGCTGATGGAGGATGAGCGGATCGTTCCCTGTAACGATGAGTGGCTGTCCGATCCGGCGGCTGAGCAGGCACCTCCCCTCTACAGCCTGTTCATCTACGATCCCTCAAAACAGACCCAGCTACCGATCGTGAAACCCCAGGAGGGGGTTATCTACAGTGATGTGGTCGTGGCGGTTGAGCGCCCCGAGCCGCTGATCATCCATGACAAGACAGCCGGCATCGATCTGGATCCGACCCTGGTTTCAGAGAAGGCGGGTCTGCTGCGTATCCGCAGTGTCTACGACCTGGATGGTGTGGATAGTGCGGAGCCGGATATCGCGACCCTGTCCGACCCCACGCTCACCAGTGCCGACAATCGACCGGCCCGCTTTCTGCGGCTGATCAAGCAGGTTACCCTGCCGGATGATGATGTGCTTGAGTTCTCCAACTCCGCCTTCGGCGCCACCGCTCAGTTCGGTATGCGTGAAGTGCTGGGTTATGCACCGATCGATCCCGATGGGTCGGTACAGGTCAAAGTACCGGCCAATGTACCGGTCAGCTTCAGCGTACTCGATGCTGACGGTCGGCGTAGCGGCGAGGTGCACAGTTTCTGGTTGCAGTTCAGACCGGGGGAGGTGATCGAGTGTGGCGGTTGTCATGCCGGCGACAGTCCGCTGGCTCATGGTCGTCTGACCGCTGCACCCCCCAGTGTTAACAGCGGTAGCCTGGAGACCGGCCAGCCCTTCCCCAATACCAATCCGGAACTCTGGACCGATGTGGGAGAGACCATGGCTCAGACCCGCAACCGTCTGCAGTGTAGAGCCGGCTCCTGTGATCCGGATATGGATCTGCTGTTTGAGGATGTCTGGAGCGATCCTGCGATGCGTCAGCCTGATTCCCCATTTGCCTATCGGTATGCCGATCTGGACAGTCCGAATCCACTCAATGATGCGCTCTGCACCTCCAGTTGGAATGAGCTATGCCGTGCAATGATCCATTATGAGCTGCACATCCATCCACTCTGGTCCCTTCCCCGACTGGTTTTGGACAATGATGGCAATACGCTTGAAGACCGCACTTGTAATGTCTGTCACGATACGGACGATGCCGGTGAAACCGTAGTCCCCGATGCCCAGCTCGATCTCAGTGGCGGACCATCCGAGGATGAACCGGAACACTTCAGCGCCTACCGTGAACTGCTGTTTGCCGATAACATGCAGGAGGTTGTGGATGGCCTGCTGGTGGATGTGCTGGTGCCGGCGGTGGATGAGAATGGCAACCAGCTTTATGAAACGGATGAGAACGGGGAGTTGATTCTGGATGGTGACGGCAATCCGATTCCTCTACCCGATGTCCCGGTACCGGTACCTGGTGGAGCCTCGATGGTGGCAGGTTCAGCCAACGACAGCCGTTTCACCGAGGTTTTTGAAGCTGGGGGTGCCCATGCCGGCTACCTCACGGAAGCTGAACTGAAACTGATCTATGAGTGGCTGGATATCGGTGCGCAGTACTTCAATGATCCATTTCTTGCACCTGCGGATGACTGA